In Ooceraea biroi isolate clonal line C1 chromosome 13, Obir_v5.4, whole genome shotgun sequence, a genomic segment contains:
- the LOC113563217 gene encoding general transcription factor 3C polypeptide 1-like — MPRKTSVRPRLKYDEDDYRALQRMDKLRVDWDSHEDNILLVCKVATMYLWPNPRKQMVSFIVVRDVLRKFSYNSYNKTSRACQRRLLYMLRQPRTMNSVALGVEEIKQDPFVDRRYSGVMERLKAESANPAEYEKRVTEVFKELVMYIVEKYYNITEIKPKKHAEIPRTKQQFDLFFELCIRRIRVTIRASRRTCVTRTTFTRRPSIPSYTVPCAVERTGAAGLISSSRCISSIQRFS, encoded by the exons ATGCCGCGCAAGACGAGCGTCCGACCGCGCCTCAAGTACGACGAGGACGACTATCGAGCGCTGCAGCGGATGGACAAGCTGCGGGTGGACTGGGATTCGCACGAGGACAACATTCTCCTGGTGTGCAAGGTGGCGACGATGTACTTGTGGCCGAACCCGCGCAAGCAGATGGTCAGCTTCATAGTGGTGAGGGACGTCCTGCGCAAGTTCTCGTACAACTCGTACAACAAGACTTCGCGCGCTTGTCAACGCCGGTTGCTGTACATGCTGAGGCAGCCGCGCACGATGAACAGCGTCGCGCTGGGCGTCGAAGAGATCAAGCAGGACCCGTTCGTCGACAGGCGCTACAGCGGCGTGATGGAAAGGCTGAAGGCCGAGAGCGCGAATCCAGCGGAGTACGAGAAGCGCGTGACGGAGGTGTTCAAAGAGCTCGTTATGTACATcgtggaaaaatattacaacatcACGGAAATCAAGCCGAAGAAGCACGCGGAGATCCCGAGGACCAAGCAGCAGTTCGATCTCTTCTTCGAGCTGTGCATCCGGCGAATCCGCGTCACAATCAGGGCTTCACGAAGGACGTGCGTAACACGGACGACATTCACTCGGCGACCATCAATTCCGTCATACACAGTTCCATGTGCTGTGGAAAGGACAGGCGCTGCTGGGCTTATCAGCTCTTCAAG GTGTATCAGCAGTATCCAGAGGTTCTCTTGA